In Bdellovibrionales bacterium, the following proteins share a genomic window:
- a CDS encoding tetratricopeptide repeat protein, with protein MCSRFTVVVVLALSAYGGHIASAFSQRPAGLIEDKKSTQIVSPTPNKVFRNENLILNEMASQKKQKTADGVLNNESLLDRKKGRLIEQYEKLGEDDLYAKVIESFRSKDKAALSASAELIRRKFPSSLHVDNSIYFMALLDMQNNSFVPALRKFESVIQDFPAGNKRVSALFAKAILYKKLNLVDQSQTVLNQVIREYPGSPESQRSVIELKLLSSASH; from the coding sequence ATGTGCTCAAGATTTACAGTGGTCGTGGTTTTGGCACTGAGTGCATACGGAGGGCATATTGCTTCAGCCTTCTCACAAAGACCTGCGGGTCTTATCGAAGACAAAAAATCCACTCAAATTGTGAGCCCAACGCCGAACAAGGTTTTCAGGAACGAGAACCTTATTTTGAATGAAATGGCGTCTCAAAAGAAACAGAAGACTGCGGATGGCGTTTTGAACAATGAATCACTTCTGGACCGGAAGAAAGGTCGTCTCATTGAGCAATATGAGAAATTGGGGGAAGATGATCTTTATGCCAAAGTCATTGAGTCATTTCGCAGCAAGGACAAGGCTGCATTATCTGCGTCAGCTGAGTTGATACGAAGAAAATTTCCTTCGAGTTTACATGTGGATAATTCAATATATTTTATGGCTCTATTGGATATGCAAAATAATTCTTTTGTCCCAGCGCTTAGAAAATTTGAATCAGTTATTCAAGATTTTCCAGCAGGTAACAAGAGGGTTTCAGCCCTTTTTGCAAAGGCAATTCTATATAAAAAGCTAAATTTGGTTGATCAGAGTCAAACTGTTTTGAACCAGGTGATTAGGGAATATCCTGGTAGCCCTGAGTCCCAACGCTCTGTCATCGAATTGAAGCTTTTGAGTTCGGCCAGTCATTGA
- a CDS encoding LysM peptidoglycan-binding domain-containing protein, translating into MVLLRRGSHFLISAAIFLQGFPFGKAHARVSHSDFSAKKEPRIRVSSGPVVAESGFSDENEMELEPSDGNEFSPGENNESDESSSAADDLPPAEDISDSELRNSSEGQQDSGGTFDDPDLAYEARLYDIFINYNSEATSPEQWKVIVGNRESEIYPIQKGDNLWEISKTLFSDGYFWPKVWSINSSISNPHLIEPGRKIRFVPGDDSQAPAFNVTEGSKDADESTEPAEDPGKAAEGDKADASPENSENDERDLIKPVLPARVTPKASDNDLDIPPPEKVSRPVIRKFPPSLPDWQNDNVLGVYDSLGISFGRRNDLNLITSLELINYLVEEVPESLGEVKEVESGGLSAVSFQHIYVQVKRGQARVGDKLLIIRNMGPLERPNEFVEKLSFYGHGVEVQGEIALVENVQSKEFSFKTELFRALVIKAVNPIEVGSTLLKGVIERVNLLSVGRRSSIVAQIVGGMASSKRQTFYPQSVAYLNRGSKDGLKVGDILPIRTNRLLRFQKSIVDENTRPSGWLKIAHLTPHFSTAVILRIYEEIFAGDFTGRGKTISGPGGETKSPGTTPEDLSAEALTESDSKDKKK; encoded by the coding sequence ATGGTTTTGTTGCGACGTGGCTCCCATTTTCTTATTTCAGCCGCAATTTTTTTGCAGGGATTTCCATTTGGCAAAGCCCACGCCAGGGTCAGTCATTCGGATTTTTCTGCAAAGAAAGAGCCTCGGATAAGGGTTTCGTCTGGACCAGTGGTAGCTGAGAGTGGATTTTCGGACGAAAATGAAATGGAACTGGAACCCTCCGATGGAAATGAGTTCTCTCCTGGCGAAAACAATGAATCAGATGAGAGTTCGTCAGCTGCAGATGATTTGCCTCCTGCGGAAGATATTTCAGATTCGGAGTTAAGAAATTCAAGTGAGGGCCAGCAAGACTCTGGAGGAACATTTGATGATCCAGATCTGGCTTATGAGGCTCGTCTCTATGATATTTTTATTAATTATAATAGTGAGGCGACCTCGCCCGAGCAGTGGAAGGTCATCGTTGGGAACCGGGAGAGTGAAATTTACCCCATTCAGAAGGGAGACAATCTATGGGAAATTTCAAAGACCTTGTTTAGCGATGGATATTTTTGGCCAAAAGTGTGGTCGATCAACAGTTCTATTTCCAATCCTCATCTGATTGAGCCCGGTCGGAAAATTCGATTTGTACCGGGCGATGATTCGCAAGCTCCTGCATTTAATGTGACCGAGGGAAGCAAGGACGCCGACGAATCGACGGAGCCGGCGGAAGATCCAGGCAAAGCGGCTGAGGGAGACAAAGCCGATGCATCGCCAGAAAATTCCGAAAATGACGAGAGGGATTTGATTAAACCAGTGCTTCCTGCTCGAGTTACTCCAAAGGCAAGCGATAACGATCTTGATATTCCACCTCCAGAAAAAGTCAGCCGTCCAGTGATAAGGAAGTTTCCTCCGAGTTTGCCCGATTGGCAAAATGACAATGTTCTTGGGGTGTACGATTCGCTTGGAATCAGTTTCGGAAGGCGAAATGACCTGAACCTGATCACAAGTCTTGAATTGATCAACTATCTGGTTGAAGAAGTTCCAGAATCCTTGGGAGAAGTCAAAGAAGTTGAATCTGGTGGACTTTCTGCGGTGAGTTTTCAGCATATTTACGTGCAAGTGAAAAGAGGTCAAGCTCGTGTGGGAGATAAGCTCCTGATTATCCGAAATATGGGGCCTTTAGAAAGGCCGAATGAGTTTGTGGAAAAGCTTTCCTTTTATGGTCATGGAGTCGAGGTTCAGGGAGAAATTGCTTTGGTTGAAAACGTTCAAAGCAAAGAATTTTCATTTAAAACAGAATTGTTTCGTGCTCTTGTGATCAAGGCCGTCAATCCGATCGAGGTTGGATCAACACTGCTCAAAGGAGTAATTGAAAGAGTCAATTTGTTATCAGTTGGTCGACGAAGTTCTATCGTTGCCCAGATAGTTGGTGGTATGGCCAGCTCGAAGCGCCAGACATTCTATCCTCAGTCCGTTGCCTACCTAAATCGTGGATCCAAGGACGGTCTAAAGGTAGGAGATATTCTGCCTATTAGGACAAATCGTTTGCTTCGATTTCAGAAATCGATAGTTGATGAGAACACCCGTCCCAGCGGCTGGTTGAAAATTGCTCATTTAACCCCTCATTTTTCTACAGCGGTTATATTGAGAATATATGAGGAGATTTTTGCAGGAGATTTCACAGGCAGGGGCAAAACTATCAGCGGTCCGGGGGGCGAGACAAAGAGCCCGGGAACGACTCCGGAGGATTTGTCAGCGGAGGCCTTGACGGAATCGGATTCCAAAGACAAGAAGAAATAA
- a CDS encoding DNA-processing protein DprA produces the protein MYSIDRWALAFLVWSNFPILPIEFVGLREKLKDVAPVDWGRLEIWSLLQQEFFVAQPFWYEQLASFVSRAQSLQLQLLLFGEAGYPRMFYDLSLPPLAMTWLGQSGWQDGGHFAVVGSREITPQSKRWMEIHLPKVLNQYPILLLSGGARGTDQAAHAICLRLQMATVCFLPSGLLNPYPQEIKKWLGAIVEGGGAVVSPFAPLQGMRKQFFYLRNQLIASLSGLVLAIDGRRRSGTMITARAAMEMGRAVAILPQHPLHSNSLGGLDLLYDGAFPLRDHLDLEALCRLYVRRL, from the coding sequence ATGTACAGTATCGACAGGTGGGCTCTCGCTTTTTTAGTTTGGTCAAATTTTCCAATTCTTCCTATTGAGTTCGTCGGCTTGCGAGAAAAACTCAAAGATGTGGCCCCAGTCGACTGGGGAAGGCTTGAGATTTGGTCCCTGTTGCAGCAAGAATTTTTTGTGGCTCAGCCTTTTTGGTATGAGCAACTGGCGTCCTTTGTGAGCAGGGCTCAGTCACTACAACTTCAATTGTTGCTTTTTGGTGAAGCTGGCTATCCTCGGATGTTTTACGATTTGAGTCTTCCTCCTTTAGCAATGACTTGGCTTGGTCAATCTGGTTGGCAGGACGGTGGTCACTTTGCGGTTGTTGGAAGTCGTGAGATCACCCCTCAATCAAAGCGTTGGATGGAAATACATTTGCCGAAGGTTCTCAACCAATATCCCATCTTACTTCTGAGCGGAGGAGCTCGCGGAACAGATCAGGCCGCACACGCCATTTGCCTAAGATTACAGATGGCAACGGTTTGCTTTTTGCCAAGCGGTCTTTTGAACCCGTATCCTCAGGAAATCAAAAAGTGGCTCGGCGCAATTGTTGAGGGAGGAGGGGCTGTCGTAAGTCCATTTGCACCACTTCAAGGGATGCGCAAACAATTTTTTTATTTGAGAAACCAGCTCATTGCGAGTCTTTCGGGATTGGTTCTGGCTATTGATGGTCGACGCCGAAGTGGAACCATGATTACGGCACGTGCGGCGATGGAAATGGGGAGAGCTGTAGCTATCTTGCCGCAGCATCCACTTCACTCCAATTCATTGGGCGGACTTGATTTGCTTTACGATGGAGCTTTTCCATTGCGAGATCACTTGGATTTGGAGGCACTTTGTCGGTTGTACGTAAGGCGCTTGTAA
- a CDS encoding LptF/LptG family permease, whose product MLGFFRARLAVLYILVEMVPGLILGAVVFIFILLMFQTLRLTEFVLVHGVRLYDVLQMMFFLCISFLPIILPMSLLFAVLLTYSRMSGDSEIVAMKSLGLNLKHLSIPAIVLGMLTASISAETAFYLAPWGNRQFELMITDLSRLKASATIREGVFSEGFFDMVIYASQVNSKEGRLNKVFIFDERDSASPLTIIAREGQILQSQQKDGNAALLRLIDGDIHRTNDAAYTKIHFKSYDINLFDPATVEEKKKSLLSYSLRDIRSELGETTLNQEQRRKLEIEFHRRSALSAACLIFALLGMGFGISTNRRSAQGGSFAICLGVIVSYWIVYISLENMAKNSTLPVPSVIWLTNLIFLGLSFWTLRRAAKS is encoded by the coding sequence TTGTTAGGCTTTTTTCGAGCCCGTTTGGCCGTTCTGTATATTTTGGTAGAAATGGTGCCAGGCCTCATCTTGGGCGCTGTCGTTTTCATTTTTATTCTGCTCATGTTCCAAACGCTGCGCCTAACTGAATTTGTCCTTGTTCACGGCGTCAGACTCTATGACGTCTTACAGATGATGTTTTTTCTTTGCATCAGCTTCCTGCCCATTATTCTTCCAATGAGTCTCCTCTTTGCTGTCCTTCTCACCTATAGCCGCATGAGCGGAGACTCTGAAATCGTCGCGATGAAGAGTCTCGGATTGAATTTAAAACACCTCAGTATCCCAGCGATAGTACTAGGAATGCTCACAGCCTCTATTTCGGCAGAAACGGCGTTCTATTTGGCCCCTTGGGGCAATCGCCAATTTGAGCTGATGATAACAGATTTGAGTCGACTCAAGGCCAGTGCGACTATCCGAGAGGGAGTTTTTTCTGAAGGCTTCTTTGATATGGTGATTTACGCGAGTCAGGTCAACTCGAAAGAGGGCCGCCTTAATAAGGTGTTCATATTTGATGAGCGCGACTCCGCTTCGCCCCTCACAATTATTGCAAGAGAGGGTCAGATTCTTCAGAGCCAACAGAAAGATGGAAATGCGGCGTTGCTCCGTTTGATTGATGGAGACATTCATCGAACAAATGATGCTGCCTATACTAAAATCCACTTCAAATCCTACGATATCAATCTGTTTGATCCGGCAACTGTTGAAGAAAAGAAAAAATCCCTGCTTTCCTATTCCTTAAGGGACATTCGCTCTGAACTCGGCGAAACAACACTGAATCAAGAACAGAGGCGCAAGCTTGAAATTGAATTTCATCGACGATCTGCCCTCTCTGCCGCCTGCTTAATTTTCGCCTTGCTCGGCATGGGGTTTGGCATTTCAACAAATCGACGATCAGCACAGGGTGGTAGTTTTGCCATTTGTCTTGGAGTCATTGTGAGCTATTGGATTGTTTATATTTCTTTGGAGAACATGGCGAAGAACAGTACTTTACCTGTCCCCTCTGTCATTTGGCTGACAAACTTGATTTTTCTTGGGCTTAGCTTTTGGACTTTGCGACGAGCGGCCAAGAGCTAA
- the kdsA gene encoding 3-deoxy-8-phosphooctulonate synthase, translated as MKKIETISLPAREFRVPSPRGPDIAVGKGHGLALIAGPCVIDSKELINETARALAEISQRLGVGLIFKSSFEKDNRGSEKNWRGPMATDGLKILANVRKEFGLPVLTDIHRTEDVAMVAEHVDVLQIPAYMCQQTSLVIACGETGKPINVKKGQFLAPENMNGAVSKIRSTGNKNVLLTERGACFGYNRLVADMRSIPVMQELGAPVCFDATHVIRLYGISSADPAGGEPRFVPHLVLGAVAAGSDALFIETHPRPMEAKCDAASQLNLKHFENLVQMALKVRKAIGSPEKVGMIEPV; from the coding sequence ATGAAGAAAATCGAAACAATCAGTTTGCCAGCTCGTGAATTTCGCGTCCCTAGTCCACGCGGACCTGATATTGCTGTTGGTAAGGGGCACGGGTTAGCTCTCATTGCTGGGCCCTGTGTGATTGATAGCAAGGAACTCATCAACGAAACGGCTCGTGCCCTAGCCGAAATCAGCCAAAGGCTGGGAGTCGGACTGATTTTTAAGAGCAGTTTTGAAAAAGACAATCGAGGGAGTGAAAAAAACTGGAGAGGACCAATGGCTACGGATGGTCTAAAGATTTTAGCCAACGTCCGCAAGGAATTTGGCTTACCCGTTCTTACCGACATTCATCGCACGGAAGACGTCGCTATGGTTGCCGAGCACGTCGATGTTCTTCAGATTCCAGCCTACATGTGCCAGCAGACCTCTCTGGTCATCGCTTGCGGAGAAACTGGCAAACCTATTAATGTTAAGAAGGGACAGTTTCTTGCACCCGAAAACATGAATGGGGCTGTTTCGAAGATTCGTTCAACCGGAAATAAAAATGTTCTCCTTACAGAAAGGGGAGCCTGTTTCGGATATAATCGCCTGGTCGCCGACATGAGGTCCATTCCCGTCATGCAAGAGCTGGGAGCACCCGTTTGTTTCGACGCGACCCATGTTATTAGACTTTATGGAATTTCAAGTGCTGACCCCGCCGGAGGTGAGCCGCGCTTCGTGCCTCATCTGGTTCTCGGCGCCGTCGCAGCTGGAAGTGACGCTCTTTTTATAGAAACCCACCCTCGTCCTATGGAAGCCAAATGCGATGCAGCCTCTCAATTAAATCTCAAACACTTTGAAAATTTGGTCCAAATGGCTTTGAAAGTTCGCAAAGCAATTGGATCTCCTGAAAAAGTCGGTATGATCGAACCTGTCTAG
- a CDS encoding response regulator has product MMRVLLVIDDYGEMVYLQILLKKLGFDVDTAQSQRAFTTKHLGFNPQIIIATADGRRVNGIEIAEGLRRRQGFPKVILLIPSGMDRGIEVADLLNVDGAVESPVNVQRLLELISSVGGIESHILMDKYVKMRANLQPDEEGDLAIIKGDSFFLDKSVVQSRPSHEKDSAPETNDRPRFEVVGGLSKEPGAPENIDAVLGSPSPINLSLEVREARFKKYLSELPDSKHHGFSRDKVTQASREIRRTENQVILTELEEERRSFVSSLFSLRKKSK; this is encoded by the coding sequence ATGATGCGCGTGCTATTGGTAATTGATGATTATGGGGAAATGGTATACCTGCAGATCCTGCTGAAAAAGTTGGGTTTTGATGTTGATACTGCCCAGTCTCAGCGAGCATTCACCACAAAACATCTCGGTTTCAATCCACAGATCATCATTGCGACCGCTGATGGCCGCCGAGTAAATGGAATTGAAATAGCAGAAGGACTCAGGCGTCGCCAAGGGTTCCCGAAAGTTATTTTGTTGATACCTTCCGGCATGGATCGAGGGATTGAGGTCGCTGATCTCCTTAATGTGGATGGAGCCGTTGAAAGCCCGGTCAACGTGCAAAGGCTTTTGGAATTGATTTCGAGCGTCGGAGGAATTGAATCCCATATTTTAATGGATAAGTACGTTAAGATGCGGGCGAATCTCCAGCCTGATGAAGAAGGGGATTTGGCCATTATCAAAGGAGATTCTTTTTTCTTGGATAAGTCTGTTGTTCAGTCGAGGCCATCGCATGAGAAGGATTCGGCCCCCGAGACTAACGATCGACCCCGCTTTGAGGTCGTTGGTGGGCTCAGCAAAGAGCCTGGTGCGCCGGAGAATATTGACGCTGTCCTTGGGTCTCCCTCTCCAATCAATCTTTCTTTGGAGGTGAGGGAGGCGCGATTCAAGAAGTACCTCAGCGAATTACCTGATTCAAAACACCATGGTTTCTCTCGTGACAAAGTGACTCAGGCCAGTCGAGAAATCCGTCGCACCGAAAACCAGGTGATCTTGACCGAACTGGAAGAGGAGCGTCGGAGCTTCGTTTCATCCTTATTTTCTTTGAGAAAGAAATCCAAATGA
- a CDS encoding response regulator, whose protein sequence is MTHFRHEKTLASQPTQYEIQTYKVKKGRNQRVWNINPSFLSSILHPTDKPLMLKQDIKILIVEDDQIFGRSIEEAFKRAGYPCRLTSSVEEAESAFKINEYPVVILDCMLPRMNGVQLAESFRESAGESFKILLISGIFKDRSFINDAIRKTKALGFFSKPFDSITLVDAVEAAFGDLVEQERDRLFLLMTKESHSLKERLEALEETECIHGFDLPFVYSLLIGTTVSGDLNIITADGGASSVTFSEGKITQVNIQDRTSYFGVLLVEHGFASNEEVTTGLSGTSDKPIGERLVEANALSPHAISLIRREQSAIRLSKTIQDTSVQVSFHEHPVNGSPEAIDSSALTTLLNDWVISKLTVNWLRAFYTPWLEYSVRFGAEKSRYEILKGQSLLNLVPGLLKMVDNSKTLQEILNLFSGQEHKALRALHFLFLERILVFDTRPINSIDYDGKEKRLTHMINEGKAQNHFEILGISQKAKDREINRAYLDLAKVLHPDKLEQSVPQRIKDLQTKVFARIAEAYDVLRESSRRERYLNELSTGDAHGLLRDESQFEEAVRLLHRGTYQKALEILQQISQTRKNRTDFLIYLLWAKIKNGPGETGKERQIDEVGYQLNHIPPDERHTAVYMFVKGLYLKMTGKFDKAYTYFNHALTMDPSLTPAKRELVGLEAVLRRNNSSGDLTSIVGMFFNNKGKAGRGKS, encoded by the coding sequence ATGACACACTTCCGACACGAAAAGACACTCGCATCCCAACCGACACAATATGAAATACAAACTTATAAAGTCAAGAAGGGACGAAACCAAAGAGTTTGGAATATTAATCCATCATTCCTCAGCTCAATTCTGCATCCGACCGATAAGCCACTGATGTTAAAGCAAGATATTAAGATTCTTATCGTTGAAGACGACCAGATATTTGGTCGATCAATCGAAGAGGCATTCAAACGAGCCGGATACCCCTGCCGATTGACTTCTTCTGTCGAGGAAGCTGAATCTGCCTTTAAAATCAATGAATATCCAGTTGTCATTTTGGACTGTATGCTTCCTCGAATGAATGGAGTGCAGTTAGCTGAATCATTTCGTGAAAGTGCCGGGGAAAGCTTCAAGATCCTTTTGATCAGTGGGATTTTTAAGGATCGAAGCTTCATAAATGATGCAATACGAAAGACAAAGGCATTGGGATTTTTTTCAAAGCCCTTTGACTCAATAACGCTAGTTGATGCAGTTGAAGCGGCCTTTGGAGATCTTGTGGAACAGGAGAGGGACCGTCTTTTTCTCCTCATGACCAAGGAGTCTCATTCCCTCAAGGAACGCCTTGAGGCTCTGGAAGAAACGGAATGCATTCATGGCTTTGATCTCCCTTTTGTCTATTCGCTTTTAATCGGGACAACAGTGAGTGGAGATCTCAATATCATTACTGCCGATGGGGGAGCCTCTTCTGTCACTTTCTCTGAAGGAAAAATCACCCAAGTAAATATCCAGGATAGAACCTCCTATTTTGGAGTCTTATTGGTTGAACACGGGTTCGCCTCGAATGAGGAGGTCACAACTGGCCTGAGCGGAACAAGCGACAAGCCAATAGGAGAGAGACTCGTTGAAGCCAATGCCTTAAGCCCCCATGCCATTTCCCTTATTCGACGCGAACAATCTGCCATTCGCCTCAGCAAAACGATTCAAGATACATCAGTCCAAGTCAGCTTTCATGAACACCCCGTTAATGGCAGTCCCGAAGCAATTGATTCGTCGGCTCTGACGACTCTCTTGAATGATTGGGTCATCTCAAAACTAACCGTCAACTGGTTACGGGCTTTTTACACTCCTTGGCTAGAATACTCCGTTAGGTTTGGCGCTGAAAAGAGTCGATATGAAATATTAAAGGGACAATCGCTATTGAACCTTGTTCCAGGCCTGTTAAAGATGGTTGATAATTCCAAAACTCTTCAGGAAATTTTAAATCTCTTTTCGGGTCAAGAGCACAAAGCTCTTCGAGCACTGCACTTTCTCTTTTTAGAGAGAATTCTGGTTTTCGATACCAGACCTATTAATTCTATCGACTATGATGGCAAGGAAAAGCGACTCACCCATATGATCAATGAAGGCAAGGCACAAAATCATTTTGAGATCCTTGGGATTAGCCAAAAGGCGAAAGATCGGGAAATTAACAGAGCTTATCTAGACTTGGCCAAAGTGCTTCACCCTGACAAGCTCGAACAGTCCGTACCTCAACGCATTAAAGATCTCCAAACAAAAGTCTTTGCCAGAATTGCCGAGGCTTATGATGTACTGCGAGAATCAAGCCGCCGCGAACGATATCTCAATGAACTATCGACGGGCGATGCACATGGCTTGCTTCGGGACGAGTCACAATTTGAGGAAGCCGTGAGACTTTTGCATCGCGGAACCTATCAAAAGGCTCTCGAAATTCTTCAACAAATCAGTCAGACGCGAAAAAATCGGACTGACTTTTTGATTTATCTGTTATGGGCAAAGATCAAAAATGGTCCTGGCGAGACAGGAAAGGAAAGGCAAATCGATGAAGTTGGATACCAGCTCAATCATATCCCTCCCGATGAACGGCACACGGCAGTTTACATGTTCGTCAAGGGTCTTTACCTAAAGATGACTGGAAAGTTTGACAAAGCTTACACCTACTTTAATCACGCTCTCACCATGGACCCGTCTCTCACCCCGGCAAAACGAGAACTGGTGGGATTGGAAGCGGTTCTGAGACGAAACAACAGCTCCGGCGACCTAACCAGCATCGTGGGAATGTTTTTTAATAACAAGGGAAAGGCCGGAAGGGGAAAGTCCTAG
- the trxA gene encoding thioredoxin, translated as MGTKGVTDSDFDSEVLNSSVPVLVDFWAEWCGPCRALAPKLEEISNELGAKLKVLKMNVDENPTMPVRYGVRGIPTMIIFKGGKQVGQVVGNLPKDEIVKIVSQHM; from the coding sequence ATGGGGACTAAAGGTGTAACGGACAGTGACTTTGATAGTGAAGTATTAAATTCAAGCGTTCCAGTGCTCGTTGATTTTTGGGCTGAGTGGTGTGGTCCTTGCCGGGCCTTGGCTCCAAAATTGGAAGAAATATCTAATGAGTTGGGGGCTAAGCTCAAAGTATTAAAAATGAACGTTGATGAAAATCCGACTATGCCTGTTCGCTATGGAGTTCGCGGTATTCCAACGATGATTATTTTTAAGGGTGGCAAGCAAGTGGGGCAGGTTGTTGGCAATCTTCCCAAGGATGAGATTGTAAAAATAGTTTCTCAGCATATGTGA
- the rodA gene encoding rod shape-determining protein RodA, with protein sequence MKTALQVEERTFFRRLDISFLIVILGLNFIGLINLYSATHGVNDIGTNRLFINQIIWLLGGWAILFVATLIDYQIFSRIAFALYGINVLSLVVVAFFGRTALGAQRWINLGFFHYQPSETMKLVLIIVLAKYFSTKSQSDGLKFKDLIIPAFLLLIPFVLTVRQPDLGTALLLVAVFSTMVAFVRVSRTILIVGLVTATIAAPVIWNFGLKEYQKNRILTFLYPGRDPRGAGYNSIQSKIAVGSGKVLGKGFRKGTQSQLEFLPERHTDFIFSVLSEEHGFIGSMLTLGLFIVLLLMAVRIASQAKDKFGALIVVGVVSYVFWHVFINIGMVIGILPIVGIPLPLLSYGGTGTLSIMTGLGLISSVAFRRYLF encoded by the coding sequence ATGAAAACAGCTCTGCAAGTCGAAGAAAGGACATTTTTTCGTCGCTTGGATATTAGTTTTCTCATCGTTATTTTAGGTCTTAATTTCATTGGCCTGATTAATCTTTATAGCGCAACGCACGGAGTGAATGACATTGGAACCAACCGCCTCTTTATCAATCAGATTATTTGGCTGCTGGGAGGGTGGGCGATCCTCTTTGTAGCGACTCTTATTGACTATCAAATTTTCAGCCGTATTGCTTTCGCCCTTTATGGCATCAATGTTCTCAGTCTCGTCGTTGTTGCTTTTTTTGGCCGCACAGCACTTGGCGCTCAGCGATGGATTAATCTTGGTTTTTTTCACTACCAACCTTCTGAGACAATGAAACTTGTCCTGATTATTGTGCTCGCAAAATATTTTTCAACGAAAAGTCAGAGTGACGGCCTGAAGTTTAAGGATTTAATAATCCCTGCGTTCCTCCTTCTCATCCCGTTTGTCCTAACCGTGAGACAGCCAGACTTGGGCACTGCACTTCTGTTGGTTGCAGTTTTTTCTACCATGGTCGCCTTTGTTCGGGTGAGCCGAACCATTCTCATCGTAGGCCTTGTGACGGCCACAATTGCGGCACCCGTCATTTGGAATTTCGGACTCAAAGAATATCAAAAGAACCGCATCCTCACTTTCCTCTATCCAGGACGAGATCCACGTGGTGCCGGATACAACAGCATTCAATCAAAGATAGCCGTTGGCAGTGGAAAAGTCCTCGGCAAGGGATTTCGCAAAGGGACTCAGTCACAGTTGGAATTTTTGCCTGAACGGCACACCGATTTTATTTTTTCTGTTCTGAGCGAAGAACACGGATTCATCGGGAGCATGCTGACTCTCGGTCTCTTTATTGTACTCCTGCTCATGGCGGTGAGAATCGCGAGCCAGGCAAAAGATAAATTTGGGGCCCTCATTGTCGTGGGAGTGGTTTCATACGTTTTCTGGCATGTATTCATCAATATTGGGATGGTGATTGGCATTCTCCCGATCGTTGGAATCCCCTTGCCCCTCCTGTCTTATGGAGGAACGGGGACTCTCTCGATTATGACTGGACTTGGCCTTATTTCTTCGGTCGCCTTCCGCCGCTATTTGTTTTAG
- the mreC gene encoding rod shape-determining protein MreC, whose protein sequence is MNFFSIDLRKFLLILGIVGFPLLITNLQRESTDEVPWYARPFTFVAGVVQNTFSSFSSGIRGTTAMYINLIDVKTKNRTLLDENAELRAQLGALTELKMENQRLVDLLSFKKETKMDLLAAKVVGRDLLADHQSVTINRGTRHGIKKNMAAITTGGVVGYVLRSEAFTSQILLLIDRYGIIDAIVQRSRARGIVEGRGPDSCKLRYLNRSDDVQVGDLVVTSGLDNIFPKGFPVGVVTGVSKSRYGMTQDIDLKPAINPSILEEMFIVINSMNEDFNPKSDEGPVPNDEKEKDKDKATNTKIEKRRAN, encoded by the coding sequence TTGAATTTTTTCTCAATTGATTTGCGTAAATTTCTTTTGATCTTGGGGATTGTGGGCTTTCCTCTCTTGATAACCAATTTGCAACGAGAATCGACGGACGAAGTTCCTTGGTATGCGCGTCCGTTCACTTTCGTGGCCGGGGTCGTACAGAATACATTTTCCTCCTTTAGCTCCGGAATTCGCGGAACGACAGCAATGTATATCAACCTCATTGATGTCAAAACAAAGAACCGAACCCTCCTTGATGAAAACGCTGAGCTGCGTGCGCAACTGGGCGCCTTGACCGAATTGAAAATGGAAAACCAAAGGCTTGTGGACCTATTGTCTTTTAAAAAAGAGACCAAAATGGATCTTTTGGCCGCAAAAGTTGTGGGACGGGACCTTTTAGCTGACCATCAGTCCGTTACCATAAATCGGGGAACCCGACATGGCATCAAGAAAAATATGGCCGCGATCACCACAGGCGGGGTTGTCGGATACGTCCTCAGATCCGAAGCTTTCACCTCGCAAATCCTGCTTCTCATCGACAGGTATGGCATCATCGATGCCATTGTCCAGCGCTCACGTGCGAGAGGCATTGTGGAAGGCCGAGGGCCGGACTCTTGTAAACTCAGGTACCTCAACCGAAGTGACGATGTTCAAGTTGGCGATTTGGTGGTAACCAGCGGTCTTGACAATATTTTTCCAAAGGGGTTTCCCGTAGGAGTTGTTACTGGAGTTTCTAAAAGCCGCTACGGAATGACCCAAGATATCGATCTCAAGCCGGCCATCAATCCCTCGATTCTTGAAGAAATGTTCATTGTCATCAATTCAATGAACGAAGACTTCAATCCAAAATCAGATGAAGGACCTGTTCCAAATGACGAGAAGGAAAAGGACAAAGATAAGGCCACAAACACAAAAATAGAAAAGAGAAGGGCTAACTAA